Proteins co-encoded in one Octopus bimaculoides isolate UCB-OBI-ISO-001 chromosome 7, ASM119413v2, whole genome shotgun sequence genomic window:
- the LOC106874136 gene encoding transmembrane protein 186 gives MLGYFSRRTMSTVISKINFPRLQSHSRCPFSALLSQNFQHHFFQCQTFSGTPYILNKLLHKPLNSQMKKPSPSPSPCCGYSNEAGLLNRNFEVIYRFPYIVHMHLLSRFKIYQTAFSVAAVPLCYAMHSNGQLSLALCHYVVIYSIVACAMLYAFSFYLWRLVGIIAYNSVEDLVKVSHLTFWGGRKDIFLHVKSIIPLSDMSDNPNDIFVKFQQYDNEEVLFLVLKFGGIKDMEKFQLVLGDIK, from the coding sequence ATGTTAGGTTATTTCTCTAGAAGGACAATGTCCACAGTTATATCAAAAATAAACTTTCCAAGGCTCCAGTCTCATTCTCGGTGTCCATTTTCCGCTCTTCTCTCTCAGAATTTCCAACACCATTTTTTTCAATGCCAAACGTTTAGTGGAACACCTTACATCTTGAATAAACTCCTTCACAAGCCACTAAACAGTCAAATGaaaaaaccatcaccatcaccatcaccttgtTGTGGTTACAGTAATGAAGCAGGACTTTTAAATCGTAACTTTGAAGTTATCTATCGTTTCCCTTACATCGTACACATGCATCTGTTGTCAAGATTTAAAATATACCAAACGGCCTTTTCTGTAGCTGCTGTACCACTATGCTATGCCATGCACAGCAATGGCCAATTATCTCTGGCACTTTGTCattatgttgttatttattcaATAGTGGCCTGTGCAATGTTGTATGCGTTTAGTTTCTATTTGTGGAGACTTGTTGGTATCATTGCATACAACAGTGTTGAAGATTTAGTCAAAGTATCACACTTAACGTTCTGGGGAGGTCGTAAGGACATCTTCCTCCATGTGAAAAGCATCATACCCCTTTCTGATATGTCTGATAATCCGAATGACATCTTTGTGAAATTCCAGCAGTATGATAATGAAGAAGTACTCTTCCTTGTACTTAAGTTTGGAGGAATTAAGGACATGGAGAAATTCCAGCTGGTACTAGGAGACATAAAATAG